A single window of Aspergillus oryzae RIB40 DNA, chromosome 8 DNA harbors:
- a CDS encoding proline permease PrnB (amino acid transporters) has protein sequence MGSGEKPTIAPAASYSHDPESGDVKAGTMQAMVEADLLDERYMNTQRGLKNRHVQLMALGGTIGTGLFVGSGQALVIGGPLSLLLGYTFISALIYAIVTGIAEVGAYMPVHGGTMSYHGFRYVSRSLGFAMGYLYWYSLAILAAYEIVAASMVIDYWPNSVHIAVWITIMLVVIVVLNFLPVGAYGESEFWFASIKIITLVGLLILSFILFWGGGPNRQRLGFHYWKDPGVMNTYLVSGDRGRFVGLLQCIVKSAIAFLFAPELVVISGGEMESPRRNIPKVARRYIYRLVIFYFLGSLAIGVICPSNAKELVHGDGHDASSSPFVVAISNAGIPVLNHIVNAAILTSAWSAGNSFLYMSSRSLYGLAVSGNAPSIFKACNRWGVPYYAVGISSLFLFLAYLSVGSGSNTVFNWLINFTNTSGFISWTCCGIIYIRWNKAIQVQGIEKPYYSRMQPYGMYIGMGGAIFLTLINGFTCFFPSEWSASNFFTAYIGIPAFLVLYAGHRILFWQDPWAWRPEEVDLQTGLQEILAAEKPPRPRDTWGRKLMALIE, from the coding sequence ATGGGTTCCGGCGAGAAGCCCACTATCGCTCCGGCGGCGTCCTATTCCCATGATCCTGAATCCGGCGATGTCAAGGCGGGCACCATGCAGGCCATGGTGGAGGCCGACCTGCTGGATGAGCGATACATGAATACCCAGCGCGGTCTCAAAAATCGACATGTACAACTGATGGCACTGGGAGGCACAATTGGCACCGGTCTGTTCGTGGGTTCGGGTCAAGCGCTAGTGATTGGTGGCCCATTATCTCTTCTCCTGGGCTACACCTTCATCTCCGCACTCATTTATGCGATCGTCACCGGAATCGCCGAAGTAGGTGCTTACATGCCGGTCCACGGTGGCACCATGAGCTACCACGGCTTTCGCTACGTCTCACGGAGCTTGGGTTTCGCCATGGGATACCTTTACTGGTACTCATTGGCGATTCTAGCTGCCTATGAAATCGTGGCCGCGTCCATGGTCATCGATTACTGGCCCAATAGCGTTCACATCGCCGTGTGGATTACCATCATGCTGGTGGTTATTGTGGTACTCAACTTTCTTCCGGTCGGTGCCTACGGAGAGAGCGAATTCTGGTTTGCCAGCATCAAGATTATCACCCTGgtcggccttctcatcctctccttcatcctcttctggGGCGGCGGACCAAACCGTCAGCGTCTTGGCTTCCATTACTGGAAAGACCCCGGTGTCATGAACACATATTTAGTTAGTGGTGACCGTGGTCGCTTTGTTGGTCTTTTGCAATGCATCGTCAAGAGTGCCATCGCGTTCCTATTTGCCCCTGAACTTGTGGTGATCAGTGGTGGTGAGATGGAATCCCCGCGCCGGAACATCCCTAAGGTTGCGCGTCGCTATATCTATCGACTCGtcatcttctacttcctgGGTTCGCTCGCGATCGGTGTGATCTGCCCGTCCAACGCCAAAGAGCTGGTACATGGCGATGGCCACGatgcctcctcctccccctttGTGGTCGCGATTTCCAACGCCGGAATTCCCGTACTAAATCACATTGTCAATGCGGCCATCCTTACATCCGCCTGGTCGGCTGGAAACTCCTTCCTCTACATGTCTTCCCGCTCTCTCTACGGTCTTGCGGTGTCGGGCAATGCCCCCAGCATTTTCAAAGCCTGCAACCGGTGGGGTGTCCCTTACTACGCGGTCGGgatctcttccctcttcctctttctcgcaTACCTCTCTGTCGGGAGCGGCAGTAACACGGTCTTTAACTGGCtgatcaacttcaccaacaccTCCGGATTTATCAGTTGGACTTGCTGCGGCATCATCTACATCCGATGGAACAAGGCCATCCAAGTGCAAGGCATCGAAAAGCCCTACTACTCCCGCATGCAGCCCTACGGCATGTACATCGGCATGGGTGGCgcgatcttcttgactctGATCAACGGCTTCACCTGCTTCTTCCCGTCGGAATGGTCCgcgtccaacttcttcaccgccTACATTGGTATTCCCGCCTTCCTCGTCTTGTACGCCGGTCACCGCATCTTGTTCTGGCAGGATCCATGGGCATGGCGACCAGAAGAGGTGGACTTGCAAACAGGCTTGCAGGAGATTTTAGCGGCGGAGAAACCGCCCCGACCGAGAGATACGTGGGGAAGGAAGCTGATGGCCCTGATCGAGTGA